The following proteins are co-located in the Vigna angularis cultivar LongXiaoDou No.4 chromosome 2, ASM1680809v1, whole genome shotgun sequence genome:
- the LOC108327419 gene encoding uncharacterized protein LOC108327419: MVSWSVELSEFGLRYEPRGSVKDGSSGKKGGGAGIILEGPDGLVIEQAITFNFPASNNQAEYEALIAGLSLARELAVDRLECQMDSKLVVGHVNGTYKVKDNQLLRYFHKAQSLLRNFVEVNVIHVPREQNARADLLSKLAHSKERAQLSSIIKLTLDSPVVEAFVTNLSTPTTDWRQHIKDLMEKQDNGDSISVVDSKRIARFVCIGDDLYRRGYGTPLLKCISEEEANYVLRELHTGICGLHSGKRTMRARVLRAGYYWPTLDHDCETFIEAEPLSVISAQRVQKFIWRLICRFGLPKKIITDNGRQFVERKLEDFLSQLGIQHVTSSIEHPQTNGQAEAANKAILTELKKRLGEAKGLWLEELPEVLWAY, from the exons ATGGTCTCCTGGTCCGTGGAACTGTCAGAATTTGGACTCCGCTACGAGCCGCGAGGGTCCGTCAAGG ACGGATCCTCCGGCAAAAAGGGGGGAGGAGCCGGTATCATTCTAGAAGGACCAGATGGACTAGTTATCGAGCAAGCCATCACTTTCAATTTCCCAGCTAGCAATAATCAGGCCGAATACGAAGCCTTGATTGCTGGCCTATCCCTAGCCAGGGAGCTCGCGGTTGATCGTTTAGAATGTCAGATGGACTCGAAGTTGGTGGTCGGCCACGTGAACGGAACCtataaagtcaaagataatcagcTATTACGTTATTTTCACAAGGCTCAATCCTTACTACGAAATTTCGTCGAGGTTAACGTCATCCATGTACCCAGAGAGCAAAACGCAAGAGCAGATCTCTTGTCTAAGTTGGCTCATTCCAAGGAGCGAGCACAGCTGTCCTCAATCATTAAGCTGACGCTCGACAGTCCTGTGGTGGAAGCGTTCGTCACCAATCTATCAACACCTACAACAGATTGGCGCCAGCACATTAAGGATCTTATGGAAAAACAAGACAATGGAGACAGCATTTCTGTGGTTGATTCCAAGCGCATTGCACGTTTTGTGTGTATAGGTGACGACCTATACCGTCGCGGCTATGGCACTCCTCTGTTGAAGTGTATTTCAGAGGAAGAGGCAAACTACGTACTGCGCGAGTTACACACCGGGATATGCGGGTTGCACTCTGGCAAACGGACCATGAGGGCACGTGTGCTCCGCGCGGGATATTATTGGCCTACACTCGACCACGACTGTGAAACATTC ATAGAAGCCGAGCCATTATCCGTTATCAGTGCCCAACGAGTACAGAAGTTCATCTGGCGTCTCATCTGTCGATTCGGCCTCCCTAAGAAAATCATCACTGACAACGGTCGCCAATTCGTTGAGCGTAAACTAGAAGATTTCCTCAGCCAGTTAGGCATCCAACATGTCACCTCCTCCATCGAACATCCTCAAACTAACGGCCAAGCAGAGGCCGCGAACAAAGCCATACTGACAGAGTTAAAGAAGCGACTTGGTGAAGCCAAAGGTCTGTGGCTGGAGGAACTACCAGAGGTTTTATGGGCATACTGA